Proteins from a single region of Streptomyces sp. TN58:
- a CDS encoding PadR family transcriptional regulator yields MALRHAVLAALLDGEFSGYELAKSFDIGVANFWHASPQQLYTELARLEREGLVEGRQVVQEARPNKRLFQVTAAGRAELEAFAAAAVKPSVIRDDLLVKVQTADRIGTAPVIAQLEERAAAADAKIDLLGRVLRKMRGDLDEKEFLLRGDAIGGYLTCLRGIAFEEGHRDWCRRSAAVLRERRTHRAEQ; encoded by the coding sequence ATGGCCTTGCGACATGCCGTACTGGCGGCGCTGCTGGACGGCGAGTTCAGCGGCTACGAACTGGCGAAGTCGTTCGACATCGGCGTCGCGAACTTCTGGCACGCCTCCCCCCAGCAGCTCTACACCGAGCTCGCCAGGCTGGAGAGGGAAGGCCTCGTCGAGGGCCGACAGGTGGTCCAGGAGGCCCGCCCCAACAAACGCCTCTTCCAGGTCACCGCCGCCGGCCGCGCCGAACTGGAGGCGTTCGCGGCGGCGGCCGTCAAGCCCTCCGTCATCCGCGACGACCTGCTCGTCAAGGTCCAGACCGCCGACCGGATCGGCACCGCGCCCGTGATCGCACAGCTCGAAGAGCGCGCGGCCGCCGCGGACGCCAAGATCGACCTCCTCGGCCGGGTGCTGCGCAAGATGCGCGGCGACCTCGACGAAAAGGAGTTCCTGCTCCGCGGCGACGCGATCGGCGGATATCTCACCTGCCTGCGCGGCATCGCCTTCGAGGAGGGCCACCGCGACTGGTGCCGCCGTAGCGCGGCCGTCCTGCGAGAAAGGCGGACCCACCGTGCCGAGCAGTGA
- a CDS encoding cation-translocating P-type ATPase produces the protein MTERARIDHHDGREPGGGPGTAIDAGAELDPVHPVRPPAPRFKPGGLTTAEVAERVARGDVNDVPVRSSRSTTDIIRGNVFTRFNAIIGVLWVVMLCVAPIQDSLFGFVIIANTGIGIIQELRAKKTLDGLAVIGEAKPSVRRDGRTAEISTSEIVLGDVIELGPGDKVVVDGCVGEADGLEIDESLLTGEADPVLKKPGDQVMSGSFVCAGGGAFTATKVGREAYAAQLAEEASRFTLVHSELRSGISTILKYVTWMMIPTSLGLIVSQLVVKENNLDDAIARTVGGIVPMIPEGLVLLTSVAFAIGVIRLGRKQCLVQELPAIEGLARVDVVCLDKTGTLTEGGMDVTELRPLGGAEPAYVEKVLGALGESDPRPNASLQAIIDAYPDSAEWRCTESLPFSSARKYSGASFSEGDGENNTWLLGAPDVLLPAGDPALDEINDLNEQGLRVLLLARSARELDDEAVAIGVSPTALVVLEQRLRPDAADTLRYFEDQDVKAKVISGDNAVSVSAVAGKLGLPGAQNTVDARKLPAERNEMGEVLDGNSVFGRVTPQQKRDMVGALQSRGHTVAMTGDGVNDVLALKDADIGVSMGSGSEATRAVAQIVLLNNSFSTLPSVVAEGRRVIGNITRVATLFLTKTVYSVLLAILVVCSQVEYPFLPRHLTLLSTLTIGIPAFFLALAPNKERARPHFVRRVMRYAIPGGVIAATATFATYLIARHHYTGAEALPAETSAATLTLFLTSMWVLVIIARPYTWWRVALVGTMGGAFLIVLIVPWLQDFFQLKLVGATMPWTAVAVAAAAATLIEFTFRWVDRKFPA, from the coding sequence ATGACGGAGCGGGCGAGGATCGACCACCATGACGGGCGGGAGCCGGGCGGCGGGCCCGGCACGGCCATCGACGCCGGGGCGGAACTCGACCCCGTGCACCCCGTGCGGCCGCCGGCGCCCCGGTTCAAGCCCGGCGGGCTGACCACCGCCGAAGTCGCCGAACGGGTGGCCCGCGGAGACGTCAACGACGTACCCGTACGCTCCTCACGCTCCACCACCGACATCATCCGCGGCAACGTCTTCACCCGCTTCAACGCGATCATCGGCGTCCTGTGGGTGGTCATGCTCTGCGTCGCGCCGATCCAGGACAGCCTCTTCGGCTTCGTGATCATCGCGAACACCGGCATCGGCATCATCCAGGAACTGCGCGCCAAGAAGACCCTCGACGGCCTCGCCGTCATCGGCGAGGCCAAACCCAGCGTGCGCCGCGACGGCCGCACCGCCGAGATCTCCACCTCCGAGATCGTCCTCGGCGACGTCATCGAACTCGGCCCCGGCGACAAGGTCGTCGTCGACGGCTGCGTCGGCGAGGCCGACGGCCTGGAGATCGACGAGTCCCTGCTCACCGGCGAGGCCGACCCCGTCCTGAAGAAGCCCGGCGACCAGGTCATGTCCGGCTCCTTCGTGTGCGCCGGCGGCGGCGCCTTCACCGCCACCAAGGTCGGCCGCGAGGCCTACGCCGCCCAGCTGGCAGAAGAGGCCTCCCGCTTCACCCTCGTCCACTCCGAGCTGCGCTCCGGAATCTCCACCATCCTCAAGTACGTCACGTGGATGATGATCCCGACCTCCCTCGGCCTGATCGTCAGCCAGCTCGTCGTCAAGGAGAACAACCTCGACGACGCCATCGCCCGCACCGTCGGCGGGATCGTGCCGATGATCCCCGAGGGCCTCGTCCTCCTCACCTCCGTGGCCTTCGCGATCGGTGTCATCCGCCTGGGCCGCAAGCAGTGCCTCGTACAGGAGCTGCCCGCCATCGAGGGCCTCGCCCGCGTCGACGTGGTCTGCCTCGACAAGACTGGCACGCTCACCGAGGGCGGTATGGACGTCACCGAGCTCCGCCCGCTCGGCGGCGCGGAACCGGCGTACGTCGAGAAGGTTCTGGGCGCGCTCGGCGAGTCCGACCCGCGTCCCAACGCCAGCCTCCAGGCGATCATCGACGCCTACCCCGACAGCGCCGAGTGGCGGTGCACCGAGTCCCTGCCCTTCTCCTCCGCCCGCAAGTACAGCGGCGCCAGCTTCAGCGAGGGCGACGGCGAGAACAACACCTGGCTGCTCGGCGCCCCGGACGTACTTCTGCCCGCCGGGGACCCCGCCCTCGACGAGATCAACGACCTCAACGAACAGGGCCTGCGCGTCCTGCTCCTCGCCCGCTCCGCCCGCGAACTCGACGACGAGGCCGTCGCCATCGGCGTCAGTCCGACCGCCCTGGTCGTCCTGGAGCAGCGGTTGCGCCCCGACGCCGCCGACACGCTGCGCTACTTCGAGGACCAGGACGTCAAGGCGAAGGTCATCTCCGGCGACAACGCGGTCTCGGTCAGCGCCGTCGCCGGCAAGCTGGGCCTGCCCGGCGCGCAGAACACCGTGGACGCCCGCAAGCTGCCCGCCGAGCGGAACGAGATGGGCGAGGTCCTGGACGGCAACTCCGTCTTCGGGCGCGTGACCCCGCAGCAGAAGCGGGACATGGTCGGCGCCCTGCAGTCCCGGGGCCACACCGTCGCCATGACCGGCGACGGCGTCAACGACGTGCTCGCCCTCAAGGACGCCGACATCGGCGTCTCGATGGGCTCGGGCTCGGAGGCCACCCGCGCCGTCGCGCAGATCGTCCTGCTCAACAACAGCTTCTCCACCCTGCCGTCGGTGGTCGCCGAGGGCCGCCGGGTCATCGGCAACATCACCCGCGTGGCGACCCTCTTCCTCACGAAGACGGTCTACTCGGTGCTGCTGGCCATCCTGGTGGTGTGCTCGCAGGTCGAGTACCCGTTCCTGCCGCGCCACCTGACGCTGCTGTCCACCCTCACCATCGGCATCCCGGCGTTCTTCCTGGCGCTGGCCCCGAACAAGGAGCGCGCGAGGCCGCACTTCGTCAGGCGGGTGATGCGGTACGCGATCCCCGGCGGCGTGATCGCGGCGACGGCCACCTTCGCCACCTACCTGATCGCCCGCCACCACTACACGGGCGCGGAGGCCCTGCCGGCGGAGACCAGCGCGGCGACGCTGACGCTGTTCCTGACCTCGATGTGGGTCCTGGTGATCATCGCCCGCCCGTACACGTGGTGGCGCGTGGCCCTGGTGGGCACGATGGGCGGCGCCTTCCTGATCGTCCTGATCGTGCCGTGGCTCCAGGACTTCTTCCAGCTCAAGCTGGTCGGAGCCACGATGCCGTGGACCGCGGTGGCGGTCGCGGCGGCCGCCGCGACCCTCATCGAGTTCACCTTCCGCTGGGTGGACCGCAAGTTCCCGGCCTGA
- a CDS encoding NCS2 family permease — protein MSTPAPAPAPATPEPSPRVPSGGMDRFFRISERGSTVAREVRGGFATFFAMAYIIVLNPIILGSAKDMYGHQLDSGQLVTATVLTAAFTTLLMGVIGNVPIALAAGLGVNTVVALQLAPRMSWPDAMGMVVLAGFVVMLLVATGLRERVMNAVPLGLRKGIAIGIGLFIMLIGLVDSGFVSRIPDAAHTTVPLQLGGDGHLDGWPVLIFVIGTLLTLALLIRKVPGAILISIVAMTLVAVVVQLVADLPGSSWGLTVPAWPGNPVAAPDFGLVGEVSLFGGFAKVGVLTGILFVFTVLLSCFFDAMGTILGVGDEAKLIDKTSGEFPGINRVLFVDGLAVASGGATSSSATTCFVESTAGVGEGARTGLANVVTGALFAVALFLTPLATMVPSQAATPALVAVGFLILAGSVKDIDWSDFTIAVPAFLAMVMMPFTYSITNGIGIGFIAFSVLRLATGRGREVPAAMYVVSAVFVFYYAMPALGLG, from the coding sequence ATGAGCACCCCGGCCCCCGCCCCCGCCCCCGCCACTCCGGAGCCCTCCCCCCGGGTCCCCTCCGGCGGGATGGACCGCTTCTTCAGGATCTCCGAGCGCGGCTCGACCGTGGCCCGCGAGGTCCGCGGCGGTTTCGCGACCTTCTTCGCCATGGCGTACATCATCGTGCTGAACCCGATCATCCTGGGCAGCGCGAAGGACATGTACGGCCACCAGCTCGACAGCGGTCAGCTCGTGACGGCCACCGTCCTGACGGCCGCCTTCACCACGCTCCTCATGGGCGTCATCGGCAACGTCCCCATCGCGCTCGCCGCCGGCCTCGGCGTGAACACCGTCGTGGCCCTCCAGCTCGCCCCGCGCATGAGCTGGCCCGACGCGATGGGCATGGTGGTCCTGGCCGGCTTCGTCGTCATGCTGCTGGTCGCGACCGGACTGCGCGAGCGCGTCATGAACGCCGTCCCGCTGGGCCTGCGCAAGGGCATCGCCATCGGCATCGGCCTGTTCATCATGCTGATCGGCCTCGTCGACTCCGGCTTCGTCTCCCGCATCCCGGACGCCGCGCACACCACGGTCCCGCTCCAGCTCGGCGGCGACGGCCACCTCGACGGCTGGCCCGTCCTGATCTTCGTGATCGGCACGCTGCTCACCCTCGCCCTGCTGATCCGCAAGGTCCCCGGCGCGATCCTGATCTCCATCGTCGCCATGACCCTCGTCGCGGTCGTCGTCCAGCTCGTCGCCGACCTGCCCGGCTCCAGCTGGGGCCTGACCGTCCCGGCCTGGCCCGGCAACCCGGTGGCGGCTCCCGACTTCGGGCTCGTCGGCGAGGTCAGCCTCTTCGGCGGCTTCGCCAAGGTCGGGGTGCTCACCGGCATCCTCTTCGTCTTCACCGTGCTGCTGTCCTGCTTCTTCGACGCCATGGGCACGATCCTGGGCGTCGGCGACGAGGCCAAGCTGATCGACAAGACCTCCGGCGAGTTCCCCGGCATCAACCGGGTCCTGTTCGTCGACGGCCTCGCCGTCGCCTCCGGCGGTGCCACCTCCTCCTCGGCCACCACCTGCTTCGTGGAGTCCACGGCCGGTGTCGGCGAGGGTGCCCGTACGGGCCTGGCGAACGTCGTGACCGGCGCGCTCTTCGCCGTGGCGCTGTTCCTCACCCCGCTGGCCACCATGGTCCCCTCGCAGGCCGCCACGCCCGCGCTGGTCGCGGTGGGCTTCCTGATCCTGGCGGGGTCGGTCAAGGACATCGACTGGAGCGACTTCACCATCGCCGTCCCGGCCTTCCTGGCCATGGTGATGATGCCCTTCACCTACTCGATCACCAACGGCATCGGCATCGGCTTCATCGCCTTCAGCGTGCTGCGCCTGGCGACCGGCAGGGGCCG
- a CDS encoding SGNH/GDSL hydrolase family protein, whose translation MPSSDYRRYVALGDSQTEGLGDGDDTTGLRGFADRFAGHLEAARPGLLYANLAVRGRLAGQVRAEQLAPALALRPDIATVVAGVNDVLRPRFDAAEVAGHLEEMFAALTAAGTHVATVTFPDIGRIAPVARPLAPRLLELNALVRAAAARHGVYVAETALPQAVADPRMWTTDRLHASSVGHERIAAALAHAVGLPGSDDTWTHPLPPRTAPTRGAAVAAELRWAAAFLGPWLGRRLRGRSSGDGRTAKRPDLLPFAATP comes from the coding sequence GTGCCGAGCAGTGACTACCGGCGCTACGTCGCCCTCGGCGACAGCCAGACCGAAGGCCTCGGCGACGGCGACGACACCACCGGCCTGCGCGGCTTCGCCGACCGCTTCGCCGGACACCTGGAAGCCGCCCGCCCCGGCCTGCTCTACGCCAACCTCGCCGTCCGGGGACGCCTCGCCGGCCAGGTCCGCGCCGAACAGCTCGCACCCGCACTGGCCCTGCGCCCCGACATCGCCACCGTCGTCGCCGGCGTCAACGACGTACTGCGGCCCCGGTTCGACGCGGCGGAGGTCGCCGGGCACCTGGAGGAGATGTTCGCCGCGCTCACGGCCGCCGGGACGCACGTGGCGACCGTGACCTTCCCCGACATCGGCCGGATCGCGCCCGTGGCCCGGCCCCTCGCCCCCCGCCTGCTCGAACTCAACGCCCTCGTCCGCGCCGCGGCCGCCCGGCACGGGGTGTACGTCGCCGAGACCGCACTGCCGCAGGCCGTCGCGGACCCGCGGATGTGGACCACGGACCGGCTGCACGCCAGCTCCGTCGGCCACGAACGCATCGCCGCCGCCCTCGCCCACGCCGTCGGCCTCCCCGGCAGCGACGACACCTGGACGCACCCGCTGCCGCCGCGGACCGCCCCCACCCGGGGGGCGGCCGTCGCGGCCGAACTGCGCTGGGCCGCCGCGTTCCTCGGCCCCTGGCTCGGCCGCCGCCTGCGCGGCCGCTCCTCCGGCGACGGCCGCACCGCCAAACGCCCCGACCTGCTGCCGTTCGCGGCCACCCCGTAA
- a CDS encoding sacsin N-terminal ATP-binding-like domain-containing protein, producing the protein MSVRVTAAQSGVDPFGTARLRRGVLDAWGAGPARFREDANAEEDLALGGYRDRLVVELAQNAADAAARAKVPGRLRLTLHEGEDGPALLAVANTGAPLDATGVESLSTLRASAKREPAAESVGRFGVGFAAVLAVCDEPAVLGRHGGVRWSLAEARELAREAAVGSPGLGDELRRRDGHVPLLRLPLPAEGTAPEGYDTVVVLPLRDAAAEDLVERLLAGIDDALLLTLPGLCEVVVETPAGSRTLARRDEGAYTVVEDTAGSATHATRWRTVRHGGAIERALLADRPVEERLRPSWTVSWAVPVDADGAPLRPTTAPVVHAPTPTDEPLGIPALLIATLPLDTSRRHPAPGPLTDFLVERAADAYAELLGSWDPVSTGLVDLVPGPLGKGELDGALRAAVLRRLPRTAFLAPAAPPEHAEERSALRPFEAEVVEGAGADTVRVLAEVLPTLLPAGLERRAELRTLGVGRLPLGDAIERIAGIERTPEWWYRLYDSLAGVDPDRLSGLPVPLADGRTTIGPRHVLLPYADTPADLARLGLKVAHPEAAHPLLEKLGSLPATARAVLTTPQVRAAVAASLDAGEIWDEDADTLDADELAEVVLGLVRDAELAPGDEPWLGALALPDEDGELTPAGELLLPGSPLASVIREDEVPYVDAELAERWGEGPLTACGVLASFQLVRATDVVLDPDELEPREGDFAEPDDAGLLDAVDVWCEDVLDQLPDLPVPPVATELVAVRDLDLVDDDCWPQALAMLAQPPLRDALTQPVRILLPDGTTQSVRPYTAWWLRDHPVLDGRRPAGLRAAGGDPLLEGLYTSADATGFEDEQVLRALGVRTSVAALLDEPGGAAELLGRLADPDREVTDRQLHGLYGALADLDPEQVTLPDELRAVVDGEVRVVDAADAVIADAPDLLPLAAGLPLLPVSPSRAADLAELLQVRRLSDEVPAEVTTPGEEHEVPESVRILLGPATPATYVEHEELVAGGTELDWRRTPDGTLHASTLEGVAAGLAWSAGQWPRRFEVAALLEDPSRTAELARDRWFD; encoded by the coding sequence GTGAGCGTGCGAGTGACGGCGGCCCAGAGCGGCGTGGACCCCTTCGGCACGGCCCGGCTGCGGCGCGGCGTGCTCGATGCCTGGGGTGCCGGACCGGCCCGGTTCCGCGAGGACGCCAACGCCGAGGAGGACCTTGCCCTCGGCGGCTACCGGGACCGGCTCGTCGTCGAGCTGGCCCAGAACGCCGCCGACGCCGCGGCCCGCGCCAAGGTGCCCGGCCGGCTGCGGCTCACCCTCCACGAGGGCGAAGACGGCCCCGCACTGCTGGCCGTCGCCAACACCGGCGCCCCGCTGGACGCGACGGGCGTGGAGTCCCTGAGCACCCTGCGGGCCTCAGCCAAGCGGGAGCCCGCCGCGGAGAGCGTCGGCCGGTTCGGCGTCGGCTTCGCCGCCGTCCTCGCCGTCTGCGACGAACCCGCGGTGCTCGGCCGCCACGGCGGCGTCCGCTGGTCCCTCGCCGAGGCCCGCGAGCTGGCCCGCGAGGCCGCCGTGGGCAGCCCCGGCCTCGGCGACGAACTGCGCCGCCGCGACGGGCACGTGCCGCTGCTCCGGCTGCCCCTGCCCGCCGAGGGCACCGCGCCCGAGGGCTACGACACCGTCGTGGTCCTCCCACTGCGTGACGCCGCCGCCGAGGACCTCGTGGAGCGGCTGCTCGCCGGCATCGACGACGCCCTCCTGCTGACCCTGCCCGGGCTGTGCGAGGTCGTCGTGGAGACCCCCGCCGGCTCGCGCACGCTGGCCCGCCGCGACGAGGGCGCGTACACCGTCGTCGAGGACACCGCCGGCTCCGCCACGCACGCCACCCGCTGGCGCACCGTCCGCCACGGCGGTGCCATCGAGCGGGCGCTGCTCGCCGACCGGCCCGTGGAGGAACGGCTGCGGCCCTCCTGGACGGTGTCGTGGGCGGTGCCCGTCGACGCCGACGGCGCCCCGCTGCGCCCGACGACCGCGCCCGTGGTGCACGCGCCGACGCCGACCGACGAGCCGCTGGGCATCCCGGCGCTGCTCATCGCGACGCTGCCGCTGGACACCAGCCGCCGCCATCCCGCGCCGGGGCCGCTGACCGACTTCCTGGTGGAGCGCGCGGCCGACGCGTACGCCGAACTCCTCGGCTCCTGGGACCCGGTGAGCACCGGGCTGGTGGACCTGGTCCCCGGCCCGCTCGGCAAGGGCGAGCTGGACGGGGCGCTGCGCGCCGCCGTGCTGCGGCGGCTGCCGCGTACGGCGTTCCTCGCGCCGGCCGCGCCGCCCGAGCACGCGGAGGAGCGCAGCGCCCTGCGCCCCTTCGAGGCGGAGGTGGTGGAGGGCGCGGGCGCCGACACCGTACGGGTCCTGGCGGAGGTCCTGCCGACGCTGCTGCCGGCGGGCCTGGAGCGGCGCGCCGAGCTGCGCACCCTGGGTGTGGGCCGGCTGCCGCTGGGCGACGCCATCGAGCGGATCGCGGGCATCGAGCGGACGCCCGAGTGGTGGTACCGGCTCTACGACAGCCTCGCCGGGGTGGACCCGGACCGGCTGTCGGGGCTGCCCGTGCCGCTGGCCGACGGTCGTACGACCATCGGGCCGCGCCATGTCCTGCTGCCGTACGCGGACACGCCCGCGGACCTGGCCCGGCTGGGGCTGAAGGTCGCCCACCCGGAGGCGGCGCACCCGCTGCTGGAGAAGCTCGGCTCGCTCCCGGCGACGGCGCGCGCGGTTCTGACGACCCCGCAGGTGCGGGCGGCGGTGGCGGCGTCGCTGGACGCCGGGGAGATCTGGGACGAGGACGCCGACACCTTGGACGCGGACGAGCTGGCCGAGGTGGTCCTCGGGCTGGTCCGTGACGCGGAGCTGGCGCCCGGGGACGAGCCGTGGCTGGGGGCGCTGGCACTGCCCGACGAGGACGGAGAGCTGACCCCTGCGGGCGAACTGCTGCTGCCGGGCTCGCCGTTGGCGTCCGTGATCCGCGAGGACGAGGTCCCGTACGTGGATGCCGAGCTGGCGGAGCGGTGGGGCGAGGGGCCGCTGACGGCGTGCGGGGTGCTGGCGTCCTTCCAGCTGGTGCGCGCGACCGACGTGGTCCTGGATCCGGACGAACTGGAGCCTCGGGAGGGCGACTTCGCGGAGCCGGACGACGCGGGGCTGCTGGACGCGGTGGACGTGTGGTGCGAGGACGTACTGGACCAGCTGCCGGACCTGCCCGTTCCGCCGGTGGCGACGGAGCTGGTCGCCGTACGCGACCTGGACCTCGTCGACGACGACTGCTGGCCGCAGGCCCTGGCCATGCTGGCGCAGCCGCCGCTGCGGGACGCGCTGACCCAGCCGGTGCGGATCCTGCTGCCGGACGGCACGACGCAGTCGGTGCGTCCGTACACGGCGTGGTGGCTGCGCGACCACCCGGTGCTGGACGGCCGCCGGCCTGCGGGGCTGCGGGCGGCGGGCGGCGACCCGCTGCTGGAGGGCCTGTACACCTCGGCGGACGCGACCGGTTTCGAGGACGAGCAGGTGCTGCGGGCGCTGGGGGTACGGACGTCCGTGGCGGCCCTGCTGGACGAGCCGGGGGGCGCGGCGGAGCTGCTGGGCCGGCTCGCGGACCCGGACCGTGAGGTGACGGACCGGCAGCTGCACGGCCTGTACGGGGCGCTGGCCGATCTGGATCCGGAGCAGGTGACGCTGCCGGACGAGCTGCGGGCGGTGGTGGACGGCGAGGTGCGGGTGGTGGACGCGGCGGACGCGGTGATCGCGGACGCCCCGGACCTGTTGCCGCTGGCGGCGGGCCTGCCGCTGCTGCCGGTGTCCCCGTCGCGGGCGGCCGACCTGGCGGAGCTGCTGCAGGTGCGCCGGCTGTCGGACGAGGTCCCGGCGGAGGTGACCACGCCGGGCGAGGAGCACGAGGTCCCGGAGTCGGTGCGGATCCTGCTGGGTCCGGCGACGCCGGCGACGTACGTGGAGCACGAGGAGCTGGTGGCGGGCGGCACCGAGCTGGACTGGCGGCGCACGCCCGACGGCACCCTCCACGCGTCCACCCTGGAGGGTGTGGCGGCGGGCCTGGCCTGGTCGGCGGGCCAGTGGCCGCGCCGCTTCGAGGTGGCTGCCCTGCTGGAGGACCCGTCGCGCACGGCGGAACTGGCCCGGGACCGCTGGTTCGACTAG
- a CDS encoding nuclear transport factor 2 family protein gives MTETAERFRAAVEKRDLAALEDLFTEDIRLYSPVKFRPFEGRPMVLGLFGVLLRVFEDLRYVGGFDGAAETGADGTEAPASVLPFRATVDGKEIHGIDMLHFDDAGRIKEFTVMVRPQSAVHTLGQAVLTGLQSDGLA, from the coding sequence GTGACGGAGACCGCCGAACGCTTCCGTGCCGCCGTGGAGAAGCGTGACCTGGCGGCGCTGGAGGACCTGTTCACCGAGGACATCAGGCTGTACAGCCCGGTGAAGTTCCGCCCCTTCGAGGGCAGGCCGATGGTGCTGGGCCTCTTCGGGGTCCTGCTGCGCGTCTTCGAGGACCTGCGCTACGTCGGCGGTTTCGACGGCGCGGCCGAGACCGGCGCGGACGGCACCGAGGCCCCCGCGTCGGTCCTGCCCTTCCGGGCCACGGTGGACGGCAAGGAGATCCACGGCATCGACATGCTGCACTTCGACGACGCCGGCCGGATCAAGGAGTTCACCGTGATGGTCCGCCCCCAGTCCGCGGTCCACACCCTGGGCCAGGCCGTACTGACCGGCCTCCAGTCGGACGGCCTGGCCTGA